ATCACAAACGGAACTTTTCAAAAAGTGGGTTCACATGCCCCCCATGTTCTCCTATAAAATTTGGACAAAGTTAAAACAAGTTTCATGGGACATAGAGAGTACATTTTCTTCATAATATGCTATACTAGGTTCCGTTCTTCATCTGCACACTTCATAGGGCAAGAAACGATCGCACATAGATCGTAATGATAAATTAAACCACATGGATTTTGCGAAGACCTTCACAGTAATCAACAGTTTGGGCAAAATACACAAGTTATTACCTGTCCTTGGGTATTGTGGTTTTACTCAAAATCACATTTCACTTAGAATAATACATAATATTCTTCCTGAACAAGTCATTCTTTCTACATTACAACATCTGGCGCAGGGGATGTGGcctttttcttctttcttctacAACACAATGTAACCAATGGATATCCGCAAAACAAAGAAACAAAAGGGGGCAAGTAAAATATAGCATATCATCAGTCCACTGTAAAATGAATGCGCCCTCCAGAACACAAATCTGGAGAGATACAAAGCACGGAGGCAGGCGGCCGTGGTTACTATGACAGTGTAGGGAAGAGGAAAGCTCTTAATCTTCCGCGCTGTGAGCTGGGGCTTCTGTATCAGCTGCATGATCGGCAGCCAGCCTTTCCTCAAGAACCCTCTCACCACGCTCCCTGTCACAATGAAAGTTTAGTTGGTGAGGTTGGAAAAATATTTTCTGCGATGCCGTGATATCGAGTTTTCTTTCTCAAACTACAACCATTTTGTGGATTCACACAGAATTAGTTTTGTGGGTAAACAATACCTTCTTCTAGATGCCTTGGTAGGATCAGTAACTGGGAGGGCCAATTCTGAAGGCTTAGAACTCCCACACAACATCCGGTGGAACGCATTAGCAACTGGGTCTGTGACTGGTCTACAATGATCATACATAAAAAGATGATTTCAAAAGTGGGATAGTAAAACAGTATTTGCAGCAAAGTATAACGGCATTAAGAATTACCGCATGGCATCTGGGAACAAGCTCGGGAAGGAGAAGTCATCACTTGCATCACCCTTAAGTCCCGTCAGTGGGTTCCTTTGGAAGTATCTCAGGTAAAGCCAGCTAACGTACATCCCAGACAATAAAGTCGGCAGGAAGTTGATGGAATCAGGCACGATGAAGGCCATGATAGTTGAGAAGCACATGACAAAAAATGGCATCCACTGCAGCAGGAAGGACATCGCAAAGACACGGAAAACTCCACATCAACAAATTTGTAACTTGCCACGAAAGAAGTATGAACTGATACATTTACAAGCCTTATAAATTGAACTGTGCTAGTAGTTCATCGATGTACCTTAGCCTTTATTTTCCAGAAAAAGCACATTGGAAGCTCAAGGTGTGGTAACAGTTGCTTTAGGGCTACCAGAAAGCCAGCAAGGGCACCATGGAAGCCAGAAAGTGGCGTGACACTACACGATATGAGATAGCAAGGTTAGCTAGCTAGTTATTATAATGTGCAATATTCCAGCCAGCAGTCTCGTTTCCTGAGGAAGTAATATACTATTATGTAGTAAGCCCAAACAATCAGAGTACGAAAGTGTTCTAAATACCATCAAGGGTATATAATAGAAGAGTAATAGTGTGAGGACAGTGCATTCTCTGATTGTTTGCTAATAGCAAGAATAGAGCTGGCATGCTTGCTAAACGGAGTAATAGGCACATGAATAGAGCTGCAGCGCTT
This region of Lolium perenne isolate Kyuss_39 chromosome 2, Kyuss_2.0, whole genome shotgun sequence genomic DNA includes:
- the LOC127331038 gene encoding rhomboid-like protein 19 produces the protein MMESQPLQDPTAETHGAAADAAGAGAATGVVPGKEFTKTCKGLVVVLLGGYALLHFVPTSIDYLAIVPAKTIPYVWTVFTAGYIEQVLPGAIGSSLGLLFCGKDIEPTWGRKEFLKFIILINSICGVLAFCIAVALYYVTGKESFLVTPLSGFHGALAGFLVALKQLLPHLELPMCFFWKIKAKWMPFFVMCFSTIMAFIVPDSINFLPTLLSGMYVSWLYLRYFQRNPLTGLKGDASDDFSFPSLFPDAMRPVTDPVANAFHRMLCGSSKPSELALPVTDPTKASRRRERGERVLEERLAADHAADTEAPAHSAED